One genomic window of Streptomyces sp. NBC_01498 includes the following:
- a CDS encoding ABC transporter permease codes for MSTAVARKHGTTGTATGTTTRAGRLGALGRAELTLFVRNRTMLFMALLMPVGMILSTRVSLQNVDLGGTGFSIAEVALTGGVGMVLLLVVYMNLTSAYTARREELVLKRLRTGEVSDPEILAGTALPAASLALAQCVLLVAAGVVFLDVSAPQRPELLVLGVLAGTGLMTVLAAASAGFTRTVESAQITTLPMLLVSAMGSGLFIPLEALPDKVASVCELLPMTGIVTLVRTGWLGDAVTGDLVSAGLNALAWTVLAVFAVRKWFRWEPRR; via the coding sequence ATGAGTACGGCGGTCGCGCGGAAGCACGGGACGACGGGAACGGCGACCGGGACCACGACCCGGGCGGGGCGCCTCGGCGCGCTCGGCCGGGCGGAGCTGACCCTGTTCGTACGGAACCGGACGATGCTCTTCATGGCCCTGCTCATGCCGGTCGGGATGATCCTGTCCACCAGGGTCTCGCTCCAGAACGTCGACCTGGGCGGCACCGGGTTCAGCATCGCCGAGGTCGCGCTGACGGGCGGCGTCGGCATGGTGCTGCTCCTGGTCGTGTACATGAACCTCACCTCCGCGTACACGGCACGGCGTGAGGAACTGGTCCTCAAACGGCTCCGTACGGGCGAGGTCTCCGACCCGGAGATCCTGGCCGGGACCGCGCTGCCGGCCGCCTCGCTGGCGCTCGCGCAGTGTGTCCTGCTGGTCGCCGCCGGGGTCGTGTTCCTGGACGTGAGCGCCCCTCAGCGACCGGAACTGCTGGTGCTGGGCGTGCTGGCGGGCACCGGACTGATGACGGTGCTGGCCGCCGCGTCGGCGGGATTCACCCGTACCGTGGAGAGCGCCCAGATCACCACCCTGCCGATGCTGCTGGTCTCTGCGATGGGGTCGGGGCTGTTCATCCCGCTGGAGGCCCTGCCCGACAAGGTCGCCTCGGTCTGTGAACTGCTGCCCATGACGGGGATCGTGACGCTGGTACGGACGGGCTGGCTGGGCGACGCCGTCACCGGTGACCTGGTCTCGGCGGGGCTCAACGCCCTGGCGTGGACGGTGCTGGCGGTGTTCGCCGTCAGGAAGTGGTTCCGCTGGGAGCCGAGGCGCTGA
- a CDS encoding ABC transporter ATP-binding protein, which produces MTRTQGDRGTIAADVDRNVIEVDRLRRTYAGGFQAVNEISFTVGEGELFALLGTNGAGKTSTVEMLEGLARPSGGTVRVLGHDPYTHRAEVRPRTGVMLQEGGFPTDLTVKETVRMWAGCTSGARPVGEALELVGLGGRAGVRVKQLSGGERRRLDLALALLGRPEVLFLDEPTTGLDAEGRRDTWELVRALRDGGTTVLLTTHYLEEAEGLADRLAIMHGGRIEVSGTPAEVTATRPARIRFTLPEGMTPAQLPLSLRAGADGRRIEIRTRDLQRDLAELLHWAEEFGVHLAGLDARSASLEEAFLDIAAQRAGAGSPGTGAGTDMGDGNGNGNGTGEAVAA; this is translated from the coding sequence ATGACAAGGACTCAAGGAGACCGCGGCACGATCGCCGCGGATGTGGACCGGAACGTCATCGAGGTGGACCGGCTCCGGCGCACGTACGCCGGAGGATTCCAGGCGGTGAACGAGATCTCGTTCACCGTCGGCGAGGGCGAGCTGTTCGCGCTGCTCGGCACGAACGGCGCGGGCAAGACGTCCACCGTGGAGATGCTGGAGGGCCTGGCCCGCCCCAGCGGCGGCACCGTACGGGTGCTCGGCCACGACCCGTACACCCACCGGGCCGAGGTACGGCCCCGGACCGGGGTGATGCTCCAGGAGGGCGGCTTCCCGACCGACCTGACCGTCAAGGAGACCGTGCGGATGTGGGCGGGCTGCACGAGCGGCGCGCGGCCCGTCGGCGAGGCGCTGGAGCTGGTGGGGCTGGGCGGGCGCGCCGGGGTACGGGTCAAGCAGCTGTCCGGCGGCGAGCGGCGGCGGCTGGACCTGGCGCTGGCGCTGCTCGGACGGCCCGAGGTGCTGTTCCTGGACGAGCCGACGACCGGACTGGACGCCGAGGGACGGCGCGACACCTGGGAACTGGTGCGGGCGCTGCGCGACGGCGGCACCACCGTCCTGCTGACGACGCACTACCTGGAGGAGGCCGAGGGCCTCGCCGACCGGCTGGCGATCATGCACGGGGGACGGATCGAGGTGTCGGGGACCCCGGCGGAGGTGACGGCGACCCGGCCGGCCCGGATCCGTTTCACCCTGCCCGAGGGGATGACGCCGGCCCAGCTGCCGCTCTCGCTGCGGGCCGGGGCGGACGGCCGGCGGATCGAGATCCGCACCCGCGACCTCCAGCGGGACCTGGCCGAACTGCTGCACTGGGCCGAGGAGTTCGGTGTGCACCTGGCGGGGCTCGACGCCCGCTCGGCCTCGCTGGAAGAGGCGTTCCTGGACATCGCGGCGCAGCGCGCGGGGGCCGGGTCCCCCGGCACGGGAGCGGGCACGGACATGGGCGACGGCAACGGCAACGGCAACGGCACGGGAGAGGCGGTGGCGGCATGA
- a CDS encoding histone-like nucleoid-structuring protein Lsr2, with protein sequence MAQRVVVTLSDDIDGGEAAETVSFGLDGKSYEIDLNPANAKKLRKALAPYLAAGRRQTHAGKNRTSYRHTALAPDPAAVRAWALSHRMEVPARGRIPKRVYEAFSQAS encoded by the coding sequence GTGGCGCAGCGCGTAGTGGTCACGCTCTCCGACGACATCGACGGCGGAGAAGCGGCGGAAACGGTCTCGTTCGGCCTCGACGGGAAGTCGTACGAGATCGACCTCAATCCCGCCAACGCAAAGAAACTGCGCAAGGCCCTGGCCCCGTACCTCGCCGCGGGCCGGCGGCAGACGCACGCCGGAAAGAACCGCACGTCGTACCGGCACACCGCCCTCGCGCCCGACCCCGCCGCCGTACGCGCGTGGGCGCTCTCGCACCGGATGGAGGTGCCGGCCCGCGGCCGGATCCCCAAGCGGGTCTACGAGGCGTTCAGCCAGGCCAGTTGA
- the purS gene encoding phosphoribosylformylglycinamidine synthase subunit PurS, whose protein sequence is MARVVVDVMLKPEILDPQGQAVQRALPRLGFDGIADVRQGKRFELEVEGPVDDAALARIHEMAETFLANTVIEDFVVKVES, encoded by the coding sequence GTGGCACGCGTCGTAGTCGACGTCATGCTCAAGCCGGAGATCCTCGACCCCCAAGGACAAGCAGTGCAGCGCGCACTGCCCCGGCTGGGTTTCGACGGGATCGCGGACGTCCGCCAGGGAAAGCGTTTCGAGCTGGAGGTGGAGGGCCCGGTCGACGACGCCGCCCTCGCCCGTATCCATGAGATGGCCGAGACGTTCCTCGCCAACACCGTCATCGAGGACTTCGTCGTCAAGGTGGAGTCGTGA
- the purQ gene encoding phosphoribosylformylglycinamidine synthase subunit PurQ produces the protein MTTRIGVVTFPGTLDDRDSLRAVRIAGAEPVALWHRDKDLKQVDAVVLAGGFSYGDYLRAGAISRFSPVMETVIEQAKAGMPVLGICNGFQILTETHLLPGAMLRNNHLHFVCRDQRLRVENAGTAWTADYTAGQEISVPLKNIDGRYVAAEPVLDELEAEGRVAFRYLDGNPNGSLRDIAGITNAAGNVVGLMPHPEHAVEPLIGTGRTDGLGFFTSILKKLVSA, from the coding sequence GTGACCACTCGTATCGGAGTCGTCACATTCCCCGGCACGCTCGACGACCGTGACAGTCTTCGCGCCGTACGGATCGCCGGGGCCGAGCCCGTGGCGCTCTGGCACCGGGACAAGGACCTGAAGCAGGTCGACGCCGTCGTCCTCGCGGGCGGATTCAGCTACGGCGACTATCTGCGGGCCGGCGCCATTTCGCGTTTCTCGCCGGTGATGGAGACGGTCATCGAGCAGGCGAAGGCGGGCATGCCGGTCCTGGGGATCTGCAACGGTTTCCAGATCCTGACCGAGACCCATCTGCTGCCGGGCGCGATGCTGCGGAACAACCATCTGCACTTCGTCTGCCGCGACCAGCGGCTGCGGGTGGAGAACGCCGGGACCGCGTGGACCGCCGACTACACGGCGGGCCAGGAGATCTCCGTACCGCTGAAGAACATCGACGGCCGGTACGTCGCCGCCGAGCCGGTCCTGGACGAGCTGGAGGCCGAGGGCCGGGTCGCCTTCCGCTATCTGGACGGCAATCCGAACGGCTCGCTCCGCGACATCGCGGGCATCACCAACGCGGCGGGCAACGTCGTCGGCCTGATGCCGCACCCCGAGCACGCCGTGGAACCGCTGATCGGTACGGGCCGTACCGACGGGCTCGGGTTCTTCACCTCGATCCTGAAGAAGCTGGTAAGCGCCTGA